The sequence GAATTGCTTTGTAGGATCGACGCACTCTAGCTCTCCTAGCTCAACCTCTACTTTCACAATACCAATCACCCTGTCATCAATGATAAATTCGAACGTAAACGGAAAAATGATTGCCAGAATAATGTGCTTTAGTGTTTCCACATAAGGTTTCACCATGACCACCTACGTGCTTCACGGTCTTCAAGaacaagaaagaaacaaaaaacagaatAGAAGAAGGAAcccaaaaaagaaggaagaattaACTGTAACAAATGAGGTACGAAGTCACTGTACAAAATATAAGACAATAAGTCACTGCAAAGTCTACAATCTTTATCTCTCTTTTATTATGTGACCCACTTCACTATTGCTTAAATCTTTACATTGTGGGCCCGTTTGTtacatagtaaaaaaataatttatttagttattttctaataacctccataacattatttttaaattcttttttttaatgtcaaaattattcataataagTGAGAAGAGAGAGACTCATTTTAGATTAGATTAGGATTATTGAGATTTTTGGGGTTTCATTTTGTCCACTAAGGTAATAATTAAACAAGGATTATTGGGTGATTTGGCTCTATCTTGACGGACTAGATTAAATTACATTACCtttgcattttaatttgattacaaCTTTTCTATGGTTTTCCttctcattaattatttttctgtcTCGCACACTAAACACCTTTCTCCACGCAGGCAAGATTATATTCCTGGGGTCCTTGATATAAGACATCATTCATAAGGAATTGTTGGTCCATTCtataagatattttataattcttatgaAACATTTAATTTCTCCCCACTATTTATTCTTATTAAATACTCTAAATATTTATAGTATTTATTGATAGTGAAACATAATactcttaaattttaatatttttacatcACTCAGTAATAAATTAGTGATTATTAGTAAAGGTAAAATAGGtacattagtaatatttttctttaaaacccaataaaactaatttatttacctatttttattggtttgctgaattatatattataaatgtcTTATATTAAGGGCCAGAGGGAATATTTCATTAGATACATTTTGGAATAAAACTATCTAAAAAATATCTAGGATAATCAAGGATGATGTATCAGTTTTCTATGCATGTTTCCTTTTTCCACTGTGATGGGTATGGATGCTCTTCTTTTTAAAActagttttgaattttattttaattttttttgcccttttgttttccttttgccATGGTTTCTATGATTTTATCTCCACCAAAGAgaggatatatattttttgtgtgaaGAAAAACGAATAAAGAGAATTATaagagagaaacaaagaaaaagttaatttagggaaagaaaaagaagataaaaataagtaaataacaattgccttgctttttttttttttttcccctcttAGAGGTTTTGGCAACATATATTCGAAGTCCATACGTGAAAAAACGGGCCAAATCTACTAGGTGAAGTGCTGGGCTTATATTTCGGAACTAAAACCCAGCCCATCCTGAGGCTAGGAATTATGCACAGCAAAAGGAGTCAAAAACCCTAGTTTCCTTGATATCTAATAAATTGCAGGTGTAGCAGCAGAGAGTGCGGTAGGCTCTTCCGAGACCCGAAGCAGCCATGGTTgttctttttcctctctcttATTGTTCTGTTTCTTGAgggatcttcttcttcttcttcttcttcttcttcttcttctgtttctaacaaatttcatttgaattggACACACAGGGGATCGATCTCAAGGCCGGAGGTAAGAGCAAAAAGACCAAAAGAACAGCACCCAAGTCCAATGATATCTATCTCAAGCTCTTGGTCAAGGTTTGTTTCAAATCACTTCTCTTGTGTTTTTTCTGGTCAATGATGATAAATGTGATTCCAGCTCATTATGAGACCTTCACCATTGCAAGGTCTGGGAATATATTTTTCCACATTTGTCTCAGCCACCTTCTCTCAGATGCCACAtactctttattttaattttcaattactCGACATGTGATGTTTTTAAAACCAGTTAAGTCCGTTtgattgaactttttttttttttttgtgaaactgCAATTCTTTTGTTGTTGTCTGCCTTGTTTTTATCACGTCTTTGCAGATCCACTGTAATCTGTATATATTTTAGCCTAAAGTTTGCTTAACGTTATCTGCGTTAAATCTTTTAGTGACAATTTTGTGCCTGTAAAGGATAGAGGTTCCCAATGATGTTTTTGCTCTTTTACCATGCTAATTCTGATTACATATGATTAATGCTTTTAGATTGTTATACTGAGGGAGCTAGTCTATTTCATTGTTACTTAACATTATTGATGTAAAGTTTACACATGTTTTTGGAGATATCCTCTATTAATTTCAGAAGCATTTGCTCttaaagatttcttttttcttgcttTTGAATGTATGTTTACATAATTTATTCCTTTAGTTATGCTTTGATTGATTCTAATTAGTTTTTACATGACCAGCTTTATCGCTTCCTTGTTCGGAGAACTGGCAGCAACTTCAATGCTGTTATACTTAAGAGATTGTTCATGAGCAAGGTTAACAAACCCCCATTGTCTTTGTCAAGGTTGATTAAGTATACGAAGGGGAAGGTTTGTCTTTTCTTTTCCATAGTAatttttgtggtttgatttgTCACAGTTtcaattggtttattttttaaaattaatctttgtAGGAAGATAAGATTGCAGTGGTGGTGGGGTCTATAACCGATGATATTCGTGTTTATGAAGTTCCACCATTGAAAGTTACAGCACTCAGGTTTACAGAGACTGCCCGTGCAAGAATTGAGAAGGCAGGCGgtgaatgcttgacatttgatCAGTTGGCTCTCAGG comes from Glycine soja cultivar W05 chromosome 20, ASM419377v2, whole genome shotgun sequence and encodes:
- the LOC114403858 gene encoding 60S ribosomal protein L18 yields the protein MGIDLKAGGKSKKTKRTAPKSNDIYLKLLVKLYRFLVRRTGSNFNAVILKRLFMSKVNKPPLSLSRLIKYTKGKEDKIAVVVGSITDDIRVYEVPPLKVTALRFTETARARIEKAGGECLTFDQLALRAPLGQNTVLLRGPKNAREAVKHFGPAPGVPHSHTKPYVRAKGRKFERARGRRNSRGFRV